TGTGGGAAGAATTCAAGGGCTCAGGTTTGAATCTGTTGTGTAGCCAGAGAGCTAAGTAGCAAACCTGGAAGAGCACTTGAGGCTAAGACAACCTCATTAAAGTCTAGAGCAGCGTCCAAGAATCTGCTGTTAGAGACAACCGTTAATTGTCACAAGCTCTGGATATTTATGGCTTTTATGTTTGCCATTTTGTCTGTTGTCATGTataacaaaatgtttaatgGATTGTACATTTTACTTTGAAGACACAGTTTTTCTGCCTGTTCTGTTACCCACACTTTGGGTTTTGGCATTATTAACATAAAAGGGATTTGCTCACTTCGTCAAAGCTTCATAATCACCAAAAAAGTGGTCTAAATGGTCAAgttaaagtggcaacagacaatTTTTCCCCAAGTGGAACTATTGTTGGCGCCTGTGTTGCAACCTGATCGctgtctgtttttctcagaATTGCAACAACCAACAGCACAAGACAAAACGTGTGTTCATCCATGTAGTCTTTAATGGAGACGTGACAGAAGACAGGAATAGTGACGGGCTgccagccttcattttcccggGAGATTCCGTCCCCGGTGGCAGACagaatagcatagtgaaagcgaggtttGCAGGCGggtacattaaaacaaaaaacttgtctgttgccactttaacTATTCAAATTTTTGTGGTGTTTATGCTCAGATGTATAtgtttttggtgtgttttgttAACGTCAGTTAGAGTCAGTCGTCTTACAGGTATATCAGACCGTTTCCATCATTGTGTTTCGGGGACTTTATCAAAATCACTAACTACCAGCATTTCCTTCCACTTTCATGAGATAGGTCAGGAACATaccacacttcctgttttggtatGTATAAAATTGAGTGTGTACAACTGTATGTAAATGCACAGGTTTTGTACTAATCTGTATTGAGATTATAATTTAAAGGATGAGCAATAAAGGTTCTTTGAGTTTCTTTTAAATGGTGTAATTGTTCAATGCTTACATCTTCCATATCACATTTAACCTTTGTCTAAAGATGTAACCTGGTAGCACTGATGATAAAGTGACTTACACTGCAACTTTAGCTTTAGCTAAATTCAATCTTTATTATCTTTGGCCAGCGACAAGCATACACTGACATCACCTGGTACGTTGCTATGGTGAACATGTAAGCAAACAGTTCCTTGTTTACATATCCAACagacaaaaagtaaaatcagcattcatttggagtctttttgtCCACCTGACGAATTTAAGTCCAATGCTCACTCTTCCTTTAGCTGTTTTTGATAAAACAGGAataacaaatacagaaaaagaaaccaaTGCATACTGTATGATTTAAAACTGACTGAGATCGAAAGCCACAAGTTTACTATATACCTTATATATCTTTAACacagtatttcccaaaatatttcAGAGGTCGTAAACCCATACTTGTCGTTTTTTTCAGAGAGTCAAAGAGGTGTTGAAGTTCAACACTCTCTTTAGCTGCAAAATGCTCCATTATGTTCACCGACTAGTTGCTTACTTTGCTGATTGGTGCAGGATAGGTAGACTGGCATAAACTGGTTTTTAGAGCAGAATGTTATGAGCGCAGTGAGAGTGAACGAAAACAGTAATACACATGAACTACAACTACGAAGTCATCTTTTGttcatgtaaaatattttttcactctTGAAACATTGAACATTGGGATTGGCTGCGGTgaaataaagttaaagaaacAGACACCACATAGGAAAACAATTGCATTTATTACTCTATATTAGAAGGTACATGATTGAAGTCCTGAAGGGGTTTTTTACATGGATGCAGTTGTCTCTTTGCCATGATTAGACAGAGACCTGGACATTGTCACAACCTGTAGAGTAACACCTAATTTCTTTGACTCAAACCCATCCTATTCTTCCATAGGGACATTTGGAGCAAGGTATTAAAAACCTTAAATACACTatacattttgtacattgtaAGGCAAATACAATTTGACAAACATACCCCTTTATTGTATAAATATGATTGACACTCAACCACCTATCAAACAGTAGAGCTCCCCAGTCTTTCCAGccaaaaacaacagcatcaaGTGCAGTTTATTCATTCTTACAAACATCCTGTAAGACTTAAAACAATACAGTGCAGTGAGCAAGTGATTTTAAAATAAGAGGAACTGGTCGAACACATTTGTGAAACAGCATTGAGACATTTCAGTAGTATTTAGTGTCAACTTTTCTTCTCCCAAACAAAAGTCGAATTTCCAGTTATAAGGAGTGTACAGTGACTGACTCGTATAAACATTCTCGTTTTCAGTAGTGGGATCTTAAATAGACACTGGCAGCCATGACAAGACATGATTCTGAGTACAATTTGGTTATAATGCTGCGAGAGGTCAGTAGTAGTGCACATGTGGCCTTTCAGGCTTTCATAGGGACTCAGggcatacaaatataaataacgAGAAAGTCTATACACAAACAGTACCTGTTGAATCAGCATACAGCTAGAGACAAATGTAGACAGTGATTTTTGACAATGTTAGCTAGAAGGAGACAATCCACACATTGAGGAGGTATTGTATGGAGAACAAAATGAGCCACCAGGGGAAACAtcaattaaaaatcaaacacCGCTCTGCACTAACAGAGGGCTGTAGGAGAAAGTGAACATAAACAGTGTGTCTGACTCATAATGTTACTGCAAAGGTCAGAAAGTAGAAGTCTTAGATTTTCTTCCCACCAACCAAAAGGCTGGTATAAAAGATTCAACTATCTAAAACATGACCTAGGTATCAACATAAAATCTAATCTACCTGTCATATGTACACAAGTATcatcttaaaaatgtattaatttatgtGCAGTAGTTGTACTTGGCCAGGGAGAGTGCAccctgaggggaaaaaaagatcaatGGACATGCTCggacaatataaaaaaatgaacataaaaacaaactatatGAAGATTCCTAGTGATTTGAAAAGggataaatataaaacatttctggccCGTATTTAAGGTTCAGTGTAAAGAGTAGTGGCTGCTGCAAAGGACAAAGGTTTATCTGAATGTTGAGTGTACCAGCTTCTCTGAGGGACTAGAGGGTTTACTCACATGGCAGGTCATGGTTTGTTGGTTGACCAACAGACAGTGACAGTGCATTCATATTGGAATGCTACCATTTCAATATAATACATGTAGCATGGAGGTACAGCTGTTTGTGTGCCCCAATCTGCAGCCAGCCAGTGTGTCAGATAAGAAGATCAAAGTCAAAACTCATAGTGTCAAATCACTGGCAGCTGTTGCTCTGCAACACTTCATCCTAGCAAATTGGATTTTTGCTTAATAATTCCAAAATGGGTATTTTGCTTAAGATTGTTCTGAAGATAGACACCCACAATAAAACTTTGATTGGTGAGCAATAGGAAAACCTGAGGTTCACAACAGCTTATGGAAAGAGCCCCTGGCGAGTGGTCCAAAGGCTAGACCGTGTTTGGCAAGTTGCCTGAATGCTCCAGTGACTTTGAAGTCTCAAACACCTTGTTCAAAGTTAATGGGCTGCATTTACACAATCTGTCTGAACTGCTTTGTACATGCTTACATGGTGATAATCAGCAGACTACTAAAGCACACAGTTGTAGCAGAACCAGATGGATTATTCTCTTTGAAGGATTTCTGAGCAGTTTGTGATGTGCCTGTGTGCTGTAGGtggcacagagaaaaaaactcacAAACACCCATATACATTAACAACAAGATCTAGTCATTTAAATAACAGGATAAGTacaaaataagttaaaaacacTCTCAACCTTACCAGCTTGCCCCCTattcaaagacaaaaagagcAAATATAATGCAACTGTGATCGAGGAGACTTTGTGGAAATATCAGCAactgattttcaaaatgttaactGGTTAATTAATTACATATCCTATTATAGATTGCATACAAGTAACACAGGAAATCCAAGGATCCTTGTTAGTACGGAGTGTAGAGAGGAACAAAAAGGTTCAGGGTGGGCAGCAGTAGCTGAGGACAAGACAGGAAAGACGTTCTTGGTAGTTTGGCTGGGTAAGCGAGGTAGGGTTTGTCAGAAATCAAGTGGCTTCAAAACTGGCAGGAGTGTCTATGGAGGAATATTTTACAGAGTGCGACTCTCCATCAGATTCTCTTACTTTGTGCATTCTTTGTAGAAGGCCCGGCCCCTTTCTTCTCAGTGTCCTACAGTCTGGAGTTAGGTCCTGCTCAAAGCTCTTTCTCAGTGCTCTGCTCACTTTAATGCTCAGACTTTAATGTCCTCCTGAATGCTGAGCTGGGACAGGGTCTTTTTAATGCGCAGGGCCGTCAAGCGGGCGGCTCCATTAGCATACCAGCACTCCCTCATGATTTTGCCCATAACCCGCAAGGCCTGGAACAGCAGGGGGAAGAATCAAGTAAGTATGAaaaatgacagacacacattagagTTTTTCTGTATGAATGGGAACTCTCTGGTGGACAGACACCGTAATGATGTCTACAAATTACACTAAACATATCTTTGGTATTGCTGTACACCAGTTTCTCATTGGCCAATGTATGCTCCGTTACCAATAAACGTAAGAAAAGCTAATACTGGCTGATTTATTTGGCTTTAGTTGGAAATAAACCAACAGTTTAAGCAGATTAACTGAGAAGGAGGGCACTTGCAACATGCATCCCTCATGGCACAGGAAATATGTTACTGGAAGACAATCTAGAAACAGTGTGACGCTATTCCACAGTTTGAGTAgcaattttaatcattttataataATTTCACCCTGGGGAAAGAACCTGATAACCTCTTGAACTCATTTTAGTGATTCCACAGCGCTCCTCTCAGCAATTAACTTGATGTGGGCAATGTTATGATCATGGAAAGGAATGAACCATGTTGTAATAAACTGGAATGACCCTGAATGATCCAgtaaaaagtttatttttataccTCGTAGCTCTGCCACCAGTTAGGGATGTTGGGTCGTAGCTTTTGGTCGCACACTAGCTTCCTCATCTCCTCGATGGACGGGTCAGACGGTACCAGGTCATAGTAGGGCAGCTGGTACTCTTCATGGATACCTGGTGACACAGGACAGTGTTGAGCTCAGATCAGTGCTGTGATCTCAGGGGTTgataaaagagaaacaaagaacaCAGGTTGAGGATccagagtgaaaacaaaagagtcTGACCTCCACTATTACAGCGGCGTGCAATCTCCCAGTAGACCAGCCCCAAAGCATAGATATCAGCACATTTGAATGAGTCAAAGTGTCTCATGTTGATCGTCTCATCCAGAACCTCTGGAGCCATGTACCTGTGAGACGTAAAAACAATCCCAGTTTAGAGAAAGAATTAAAGGATAAAGGTGTCAGAGATATGTGCAGGCATGTATGATGACACAGACCTCTTGGTGCCCACCCTTTGATTGGGCGCGATGTCGATGGTGTCTGTGGCAGAGTCGTGACGGACAGCCAAGCCCAGGTCAGCGATGGCACAGGTGCAGTTCTTCTTCACGAGGATGTTCTTGGACttcaggtctctgtgggcaATGCCTGGCTTTCCTATCCAAACATAAGGTATATGAGAAACACTTGTGAGTTGCTATCCCAAAATTTGTTATCAACATGAACATGCAGTCtcttttatgaaaaaaaaaactagaaacGTTTCCTTTTATGGGCATCAGCGTGGTtgataaaaatagaaaacacttCCCAATTTGAGCTACAGAATGTCCTCAACTGCACTTTAATTTTCCATGAACGGCAGATAAGAAGATGATTCACCAGTGAAGTGTTCTCAAAGACGGCCAGTGGATATAAGTCTTCATTAGATGGAAATTATTAcatcttttaatttttcagcAGTAAACAATGTCTGATGCTAGACTGCCTGCCTGTACATGACCATAACAACAGTTAAACAAGATGAAAACAgatgagaaaaacaactttCCTTGACCAcaccacaaaaaaacatcagttaatgATATTTAGAGGAGAAACCACACTggtttttcaaatttaaaataaataaaataatgtctccaagaacatatttatttatttttcagcatAATCTTTTTTGTAACCATATTCTACATACGAAACTGTTTGGACATCTTCTGTTTAATGACTCAATTAAATTGCATCAGAGTCTTGCATTACATGGCAAAAATCAGTTGTCAACAGGAGAGAGCTTGTGTCAGTCTGTGGGTGGGGTAGGAAACATAAGCAATGTGTTTCAAAAGGGAAATCCTTCCAACCACCAATGTAAGTGTTGATATAAATATTGCTCAATTTATTTCTCAGTAAAATAATTTCTCAAATAATTTCTCAATTAGTTATTTTCGGATggtacacacatttttttcatgtacaGGTGCTAAAAACTAAAGACTTTCTGTAGCCACTAAGAAGTGTGGAACTTTGTACATTAAACACTtcaatgacaacatttttatttagatgGAAATTTAGAAGACTTAAAAGGGATTTTCATACTGTTAGCTACAGCACAAACAGATTAGAGAGGAATGTTGGCAGCAGACTTGATCTATGTTGGCTGGTTTATTATTAAAGTGGTAGCATCAccaaattgtaaatatttattaaacagCTTAAGGCCAGGGGAAAAGAGGTATGCTTAAATACAAATGCAAATTAATACAAACACTACCTTGAGTTCCAAGAATCTCCATGTGCAGATGTGCAAGGCCGCTGGCAGCTGACAGCGCTAGTTTGATCATTCCTTCAGTAGTGACAGAGTAGCGGTTCAGGTAGTCAAACAGAGAGCCGTGCTCATGGTAGTCTGACACCAACCACAGCTGGGTCCATGTGCCATTGTCTGGGCAAGACGCAGAAATACAGAGATAACCAAGAGATTATAAGTTTACTCAAGAGTGATGAAGAAACACTGACCAAACACAGATAAATAACCTACATATAATTATTTGATTAGAAAAGAGAATATGCTGTGATTTGCACCTTTGTTGTCAGCAGCTATAAAGCCCAGGATGTTTTCATGGCGGAGCATGATGGTCTGATAGATTTCTGCCTCACGGAACCAGGAGCGCTCCTCCCTGGATGAGAAGATCTTCACAGCCACGTCACCACCCCTCCAACGTCCTCGCCACACCTCCCCGAAACGCCCTTTACCAATGATCTCTTGGAGGACAATTGTCCTGGCCACCGTCCGCTGGACAAACAGAGGCAGACCTGCTCAGAGAGGATGAGAACGGAGAACAGTCATCAGCAGCCTTCTGATACAAACCTGTGTAAACTACAACATGTAGTAGCAAAATGCCCTAGTGTGAATAGCGCTGACCTTTCAGCTGAAATGGATTGACACTGTTATTCTCTATTTTTCTAATATATCACTTTATTAAATTGCTCAAAGAcaaccttttatttattcatctttattcATTTGTTCGCTTCTCAACAAGAATTTCCACCACACAGCACAAGTGCTGGCCTGCAGCTCCATTATCATATCATGTTGTGCACTAACCGGAGCCTGAACCAGACGTGGACAGATCATAAATGAGGTCCTGCAGGGTCCTGTCTTTGGCCAGGTAGAGGTGATCACAGGAGGGGTCCTCTACCTCCAGCCTTTGCCTGTGGCTGTAGGCCCTCTGATGGTACTGATACAGGAACACGCCCATCAGCAGCAGAAGACACAGCAGGAACAGCGGCCCCGCGATCACAGCGACGAGTTCCACCAGCCCCCATGTCCCACCTGGACCGTAGCCTCCCCCCAGTCCTGACTGAGTCGTAACTGAGGAGAGAACAATGTGTGGCAGTGAGTACACACTCAGGACTGACTCTATTCCATAACTATATATAATGAACTGCTTTGTGTCCTTTAGAGATAACGGCATAAAGCTTTCAGCTAAGCAGAGAATTAGAAAAATGAGTCAGAATTAGACTCTTGCATTAACTTCTATTGATTATTTCTAGTTATTTAACAAAGAGATGCTCAATTCTCCACAGTGAAAGGCTTTTACTGTGAACAAGATGTACAAGAAGTGttgaaattacatttacagCATACTAATACCTTTAAAGGTCAGCTTATTCTCTTGTTTAACCACACTCAGATATTTCTGCAGTGCTTTAACAATGCTCTACTTGAGTTCTGAGTTTCTCCTCAACTCCACTCTTGAGACCTTGtattatttgtgtttaaaatacTTATTGCTGATTGTAGCACAAATCATCCAGGCACTATAATCATTTCAAGATCACCAAACCTGCATGAGGGAGAGAAAACTTTGGTCTTTTATACCCATTTATCATAGCGTGCTGCAGAGTTCACAGTTTTGGTGAGGATGTTCACACTCTGACTATGTGAGCCTGCGAATCTGAGAAATGTTGGTTTCAAATATAAGTCTCTTTGTTTATACCAGGCTTTTAAGGTGCTGTTTTCTGGTTAAAAGCTTCATATAAACTTGTGCTTTTTGTTCATGTTGAGGATGGATTCAGTCCATAATTTCCTGGCACAGTTGTTCCACACTGACACTGTTCTCTTCACATATTTGTAGACGCTGTACAGAACACCAGAAAAAAAGCTTCTCAGTAACCATGAGTCATGAAAGTGTGTAGGAAACTCTTCACAAGTGCTGAGATGCAACAGATAACATCACAGACGATAGATGAATGCATGTTATAACTAGGCCGCTTGTTCATTATCAGGAGTTAAGTTAATAAGGTGCAAAAGCTCCTTCTCAGAACCAGTAATTTACCAGTGTACACAGAACAAGTTAGTGCATGTTCTTGCCTGGGTTTTTCTCAGTCAGTTTTGGATGACATACTTGCTCCAACTTGCACAATAgataaacagagaaacacaaaaaaacaaaaaaaatacttaaatgcCAAACTCGTGGTGATAGCATCAGTGCATGTAACTGatcatactgtatatgctgCGTTCTGACCTGAGGGTACTTGGAGGTcaatgctgttgcagtagtccgTGTAGCAGCAGTGGATGTTCAGCAGGCCGTCTGCACCGCGGCAGTAGAACGGCTGTCCAGGGGGCTCAAGGTTGTCCCGTGTGATGCAGGTACGGATGTGTTGCTCTTGGCCATCAATGAAAGAAGTGGAGGCCATGCAGGCTCCATCGGTCTCGCACCGGGAGCCGGTCTTCTCACACGGGGGTGTGGTGCAGTTacaccacagagctgcagagacggAGGAGGCAGAAGCAACATGGTGTCAAATACAACTTTTTCTGCTAtcaaaaaaactgaattttggTCTGTGAGCACTGCAAATGGGCACAGCGTCTCCAGGGTCTGAATTTATTGGTAAAAAAACATGTAGTGCGTTTTTGTCTTCTCAGCTTTACAGGAACTTACAGTGCACATCAGAAGAGGGCGGTACCAG
This Pagrus major chromosome 6, Pma_NU_1.0 DNA region includes the following protein-coding sequences:
- the LOC140998452 gene encoding activin receptor type-1B-like, coding for MANLRISLAVVVVQTVLYRSCEALWCNCTTPPCEKTGSRCETDGACMASTSFIDGQEQHIRTCITRDNLEPPGQPFYCRGADGLLNIHCCYTDYCNSIDLQVPSVTTQSGLGGGYGPGGTWGLVELVAVIAGPLFLLCLLLLMGVFLYQYHQRAYSHRQRLEVEDPSCDHLYLAKDRTLQDLIYDLSTSGSGSGLPLFVQRTVARTIVLQEIIGKGRFGEVWRGRWRGGDVAVKIFSSREERSWFREAEIYQTIMLRHENILGFIAADNKDNGTWTQLWLVSDYHEHGSLFDYLNRYSVTTEGMIKLALSAASGLAHLHMEILGTQGKPGIAHRDLKSKNILVKKNCTCAIADLGLAVRHDSATDTIDIAPNQRVGTKRYMAPEVLDETINMRHFDSFKCADIYALGLVYWEIARRCNSGGIHEEYQLPYYDLVPSDPSIEEMRKLVCDQKLRPNIPNWWQSYEALRVMGKIMRECWYANGAARLTALRIKKTLSQLSIQEDIKV